A single window of Kitasatospora sp. HUAS MG31 DNA harbors:
- a CDS encoding IclR family transcriptional regulator, translating into MQSVDRAVTILEILARRGETGVTELAAELGVHKSTAFRLAVALEMRGLVEQPGERGKYRLGLGLIRLAGAATARMDLSQQSRPVCERLAVQVAETINVAILDGGEAVNIDQVYGPSALTTHNWVGQRTPLHATSSGKVLLAYLSEEAVNKQLDAPLERYTPRTVTDPGRLLAQLEQARADGFAYCVEELEPGLNAVAAPVRAHNGQVVAAVSASGPSFRLTEDRIPEVAAAVRSAAEEVSARLGYLRLS; encoded by the coding sequence GTGCAGTCCGTCGACCGGGCCGTGACCATCCTGGAGATCCTCGCCCGCCGCGGCGAGACCGGTGTCACCGAACTCGCGGCCGAGCTGGGCGTGCACAAGTCGACGGCGTTCCGTCTCGCCGTCGCCCTGGAGATGCGCGGCCTCGTCGAGCAGCCGGGGGAGCGGGGCAAGTACCGCCTGGGCCTGGGCCTGATCCGGCTGGCCGGCGCCGCCACGGCCCGGATGGACCTGTCGCAGCAGAGCCGTCCGGTCTGCGAGCGGCTGGCCGTTCAGGTCGCGGAGACCATCAACGTGGCGATCCTCGACGGCGGCGAGGCCGTCAACATCGACCAGGTGTACGGCCCGTCGGCCCTGACGACGCACAACTGGGTCGGACAGCGCACGCCGTTGCACGCGACGTCCAGCGGCAAGGTGCTGCTGGCGTACCTGTCCGAGGAGGCGGTGAACAAGCAGCTCGACGCCCCCCTGGAGCGCTACACCCCGCGGACCGTGACCGATCCCGGCCGTCTGCTCGCCCAGCTGGAGCAGGCCCGCGCGGACGGTTTCGCTTACTGCGTCGAGGAGTTGGAACCGGGTCTCAACGCCGTCGCGGCGCCCGTCAGGGCGCACAACGGGCAGGTGGTGGCAGCCGTCAGCGCCTCCGGACCGTCCTTCCGCCTGACCGAGGACCGCATCCCGGAGGTGGCTGCCGCGGTCCGGTCCGCGGCGGAGGAGGTTTCGGCCCGGCTGGGGTATCTCCGCCTGTCGTGA